A region of the Terriglobales bacterium genome:
CGCCCGGCGACCTTGGACTACGACCGCATGGCGGTTGTGGTCCAGCAGCTCGAGGCGGCTGTTCGCGCCCTGGCGCGGTGAATCTCGGTCTCGCGCCATTGTCCCGCAAGGTCTATATTGTTAGGTTTCACGCTGCTGCAAGGACTTTGCCGTGCTGTGCGCGGCTTCGGGGAGACGCTCGCGATGCACTCGCTCTTCAACTCGCTGCAAGACTTCGACGTCGCCAAGGGCAGGAAAGGGAAGCTCTACTCGCTGCCGCAGCTCGAGGCCGCCGGCGTGGGCAAGGTGTCGCGCCTGCCGGTGAGCATCCGCATCGTGCTGGAGTCGGTGCTACGGAACTGCGACGGCAAGTCGATCACCGAGAAGGACGTGAAGGCGCTCGCCGGCTGGCACCCGACGCATGAGCGCACCGAGGAGATCCCGTTCACCGTCGCCCGCGTCCTGCTGCAGGATTTCACCGGCGTGCCTCTGCTGGTGGACCTGGCGGCCATGCGCTCCGCCGCCGTCCGCATGGACAAAGACCCCGGGATCATCGAGCCGCTCGTGCCGGTCGACTTGGTCGTCGACCACTCCATCCAGGTGGATTTCTCCAACATCGAGGACGCGCTGCGCCAGAACATGGAGATGGAGTTCCGGCGCAACAACTCCCGCTATGAGTTCCTGAAGTGGGGCATGCAGGCGTTCAAGACGTTCAAGGTGGTGCCGCCGGGCGTGGGCATCTGTCACCAGGTCAACATGGAATACCTCGCGCAGGGCGTGCTGGAGCGCGAGGGCGTCTACTACCCCGACACGCTGGTCGGCACGGATTCGCACACCACGATGATCAACGCGATGGGCGTGGTGGCGTGGGGCGTCGGCGGCATCGAAGCGGAAGCGGCGATGCTGGGCCTGCCGGTGTACATCCTCACGCCCGACGTCGTCGGCGTGAACCTCACCGGCAAACTGCAGCCGGGCGTCACGGCTACCGACCTGGTGCTCACGCTGACCGAACTGCTGCGCAAGGAAAAGGTGGTCGGGAAGTTCGTGGAGTATTTCGGCGAGGGCGCGGTGTCGCTGCCCGTGACCGACCGCGCGGCCATCGCGAACATGGCGCCGGAGTACGGCGCGACGATGGGCTTCTTCCCGGTCGACGAGCAGACCATCCAGTACTACAAGTTCACCGGGCGCAGCGCCGAGCACTGCGATCTGGTGCGCGCGTACTACCAGGCGCAAGGCCTGTTCGGCATGCCGAAGAAGGGCGACATCGAGTACTCCAAGGTTCTCGACCTGGACCTCGCCGGGGTGCGCGCGAGCGTCGCCGGGCCGAAGCGCCCGCAGGACCGCATCACCCTCGACGCTCTCAAGGACAAGTGGACGCACCTGCTCCAGGCCCCCGTGAAGGACAACGGGTACGGCAAGGAGCCGCAGGAGGCGAACCGCAAATTCAGCGCGGAGATCGGCGTGCGCTATCCGCATCGCCCGGTCGTGGGCGGCGGCGAGCAGGCGACCGAGAGCTTGCCACACGGCTCGGGACTGGTGAGCGTCCGGAACACGGCCGTCGTGACCGAAGAAGAGATGATGAACAACCGCCCGACCCCCGATAGTGTGACCGGCCCGGGGCGATTGACGGAGGAGTTCCCGAAGCAGCGCGTGGACATCGGCCATGGCGAAGTCGTGATCGCAGCCATCACCTCGTGCACCAACACGTCCAACCCGAGCGTGATGCTGGCGGCGGGCCTGCTGGCGAAGAAGGCGGCGGAGCGCGGGATGAAGGTGAAGCCGACGGTAAAGGCGTCGCTCGCGCCCGGGTCGCGCGTCGTGACCGAGTACTACCGCAAGACCGGCCTCGACCGCTACCTCGACGAGCTCGGTTTTCGCCTGGTCGGATACGGGTGCACGACGTGCATCGGCAACTCCGGGCCACTCGACCCGGTGCTGGAGAACGTGATCTCCAAGAACGACGTGGTCGCCGCCAGCGTGCTGAGCGGCAACCGCAACTTCGAGGCGCGCGTGCACCAGGCGGTGAAAGCGAACTTCCTGATGTCCCCGCCGCTGGTGGTGGCGTTCGCGCTGGCCGGGCGCGTGGACATCGACCTCACCAAGGAGCCGCTAGGACAGGGCGCCGACGGCAAGGACGTCTTCCTGAAAGACATCTGGCCGGCGCCGCAGGAGATCGAGGCGCTGGTGGGCAGCGCGCGCGACCCCGAGACGTATCGCAAGATGTACGCGAACCTCGACAGCGTGAGCGACCTGTGGACGAAAGTGCAAAGCCC
Encoded here:
- a CDS encoding aconitate hydratase; this translates as MRGFGETLAMHSLFNSLQDFDVAKGRKGKLYSLPQLEAAGVGKVSRLPVSIRIVLESVLRNCDGKSITEKDVKALAGWHPTHERTEEIPFTVARVLLQDFTGVPLLVDLAAMRSAAVRMDKDPGIIEPLVPVDLVVDHSIQVDFSNIEDALRQNMEMEFRRNNSRYEFLKWGMQAFKTFKVVPPGVGICHQVNMEYLAQGVLEREGVYYPDTLVGTDSHTTMINAMGVVAWGVGGIEAEAAMLGLPVYILTPDVVGVNLTGKLQPGVTATDLVLTLTELLRKEKVVGKFVEYFGEGAVSLPVTDRAAIANMAPEYGATMGFFPVDEQTIQYYKFTGRSAEHCDLVRAYYQAQGLFGMPKKGDIEYSKVLDLDLAGVRASVAGPKRPQDRITLDALKDKWTHLLQAPVKDNGYGKEPQEANRKFSAEIGVRYPHRPVVGGGEQATESLPHGSGLVSVRNTAVVTEEEMMNNRPTPDSVTGPGRLTEEFPKQRVDIGHGEVVIAAITSCTNTSNPSVMLAAGLLAKKAAERGMKVKPTVKASLAPGSRVVTEYYRKTGLDRYLDELGFRLVGYGCTTCIGNSGPLDPVLENVISKNDVVAASVLSGNRNFEARVHQAVKANFLMSPPLVVAFALAGRVDIDLTKEPLGQGADGKDVFLKDIWPAPQEIEALVGSARDPETYRKMYANLDSVSDLWTKVQSPTGKTYAWNPDSTYIQDPPYFEKFSMTPEPPRPIRGARPLAIFGDSVTTDHISPAGSIKPTSPAGLYLQDRGVSVAEFNSYGSRRGNDRVMVRGTFANVRIKNLMAPGTEGGVTIHYPSGEKMSIYDAAIKYDGSHIPLVILAGADYGMGSSRDWAAKGTALLGVKAVIAASFERIHRSNLVGMGVLPLQFEQGATASSLGLKGSETFDIVGADEIKPRALAKLVVHRDDGADVEVPVRVRIDTPIEVDIYKHGGILPFVLRQIIAASK